The Streptomyces rubrogriseus genomic sequence TCGCGGCGCCCGTGGCCTTCTTGGCGGCGGCCTTCTTGCCCGCGGCCTTGGAGATGGTGGGCGGCGGGCCGGACAGGCTGCCCTTGGGGGCCTTCTTGACCGCGATGTCGTTCTTCGGAAGCTTCTTCGAGCCGCTCACCAGGTCCTTGAAGCCCTGGCCCGCGCGGAAGCGCGGCACGGAGGTCTTCTTGACCCGAACCCGCTCGCCCGTCTGCGGGTTGCGGGCGTAGCGGGCCGGGCGGTCGACCTTCTCGAAGGAACCGAAGCCGGTGACCGAGACCCGGTCGCCCGCGACGACCGCACGGACGAGGGCGTCCAGGACCGCGTCGAC encodes the following:
- a CDS encoding HU family DNA-binding protein, which gives rise to MNKAQLVEAIADKLGGRQQAADAVDAVLDALVRAVVAGDRVSVTGFGSFEKVDRPARYARNPQTGERVRVKKTSVPRFRAGQGFKDLVSGSKKLPKNDIAVKKAPKGSLSGPPPTISKAAGKKAAAKKATGAAKKATGAAKKTSAAAKKTTAKKTTGAAKTTAKKTTGKKSAAKTTTAAAKKTAAKKAPAKKATAKKAPAKKSTARKTTAKKATARKK